Part of the Propionimicrobium sp. PCR01-08-3 genome, GGGAGTCGGTCAAGATGGCGGCCGATCTGCTGCCGGAGCTGCTCGCCTGGCCCGAGGTGCCCGCCAGAGATCCGTCGTCGGCGATGATCGGACGAACCCTGGGCCTGCTCGAACAGCCCTGCGAGTTGAGCCCGGATGGTTGGCGATTGGCCACTCGTCCGGACCAGGCTCAGCGACGTGCCGCGAGATGGTGGAGCAGCGATCTGGACGATTTCGAAGAGCTCACCCAAGACCATGGCGGCGCGGTGAAGATCGCGCTCGCGGGGCCGTGGACGCTCGCCACATCGATACGTCTGGCGCCCCCGACCATGACTCATGTGATCGCGGACGAGGGAGCCTGCCGTGACCTCGCTCAGGCCCTCGCGGAAGCGGCCGGCGAGATCGCTCGCACACTGGTAACGCGGCTCGGCAAGCCGCTGATCATGCAATTCGACGAACCTGTGATCGGCGCGGTGTTGAGTGGTTCGTTGCCGACCTTCTCCGGTCTGCACCGCTATCCGGTTCCCGACCGTGGCGTGGTCGGCGACAGCTGGCACGCGATCATCGAGTTGGTGCGCGCCGTTGATGGCGTCGAGGGAGTATGGCTGCACAGCTGTGGCCAGGGGATCCCGTTCGACCTGGTGGGTAAGTCCGGATTCACCGGTTTATCGCTGGACGTCCGCTACATTGGCTCGTCCGAGTTGGACGCCTGCGGCCAGTGGATCTCCGATGGCCGAACCTTGGCCTTGGGGATCGCGCGCACCGATGAGGTGAAGGTGCCCTCGACCGATGAGCTCACCGACCGGGCGCTGCAACTGTTGCGTCCGCTGGAGATCGAGCCCCAGCTCTTGAACAAGCAGGTCATCCTCACGCCGGCCTGCGGACTGGCCGGCTGGGACGCCGCCTCGGTAGCGCGCCTATTGACCAACCTGCGCGAGGCAGCCGGGCTGGCCGCAGAGTATGCGTCCTCGTGAAGTTTTGAGCGCGATCGTCATGGTGACCCGCTGGTAAGATTCTAAAGAAACTCAAGAATTTCAAATAAGGAGTCTTGCGATGGACGTGGCAACGATCTCTGCCAACGGACAGATCACCCTGCCGGTCGATGTTCGTAAGCGCCTTCAACTCGTGCCTGGTGACAAGGTGGTGTTCGTCGAGAACGAACAGGGCGACATTGTCGTCGTACGCCCAGCAGTTGCTGCGCTCCTGGAGGCGCAGCGTGCTTTCCGGGGAGCTGCCGCACAGGCCGGTCTTCATGACGATGACGATGTTCAGGCCCTGGTTGACGAGGTGCGTTACACGAGTAGTAAGAAGGGCTCTGCGTGAGTCTTTCAGCGAGGCGCGTGCTCGCGGACACGAATATTCCCGTCTCTGCGTTCATCTTTCCGAGCTCGGTGCCTGATCAGGCGTTGCAGCACATTTTGTCTTTCGACCGACTGGTGCTCACGAATTGGATCCTCGAAGAGTTTGATCGAATTATCGAGACGAAGTGGCCGGAGCGGATCGAGGCGGCACGCACGATGATTGCGGCATTGAAATACGAACTCGCGGAACCGACCGCAATAGAGCTTCAGATCTCTGACCCAAACGGTCAGCCGATCCTCGAGGCCGCAGTGACAAGCGCAGTGGACATCATCGTGACAGGAGACAAGCGATTCTTCGCTTTGGAACTGGCTCGTCCACAGATCGTCACCGCACGGCAGTTCCTTTCGTCGCTCACGTGAATCAGGCGGCGGTACTATCTGAAATATGCGGTTCAAGGCGATGGTGAACAAGCTGAGCGTTCTGTTCAGCGACCTCAACCTCAATTCCGACACGCCCGTGCGGGTGCAGCCGGTGGTGGGGGAGTGGGGGCCGCAGCGGGTACCCACCACCAAACAGAAGAAGCGTGCCCGTTTCACCGTCACCGGAGTTTTCGCGGCGGTGGTGACCGCGCTATTCCTGTTGGGAAACTACTTCTATAAGATCCTGATGGGAATCACTGGATAGCGGTACCCGGCCATCAGCATGGTTCTCCGTAGACGTCGCCAGACGCGCCCGAAATCGGCTCCCGCGCCAGGTATCTCGGGCGCTTCTGCGGATTTCGGGCGCGGATGCGTGTGGCGCTACCCTCAGCTGAAGAAACGGACGAACAGTCCGCCCGCAGCGAGCCCCACCACCACATAACGAGCGACGAAGCCCAAGGTCATGAAGATGGCAAAGATCGCGAAATTGATCTTTGTCGTCGCGGCAAGGATCGTGGTGGGATAGTTCGGCGGCACGCTCACCGAACTCGACAGGAACAAGCCCAGCGGACCCCACCTGGGATGTTCGACCAGCGAGGTGCCCCACGCGATGACGCGCGACCAGCGGTACCGCCACGTTCCCGGGACAGGGGCCGGACGTTGTTTGGGCTTGCGGCGCAGCACGGGCAGTTTCCTGGCGTGTTTCACCGCCTGGAAAAGCACCATCTTCCCGATTCCCTGCCCGAGCCCGAGACAGATGCCGGCCTCGACCGGGCCGATGAGATTGGTCGCGATCGCGGCGACGATGAAGGCCTCGCCGTTGACGACGGGAATAAGTGAGCCACCCAGCCCATAGCCGAACGCCAGCAGCAGCTGCCACCAGGTCTCACTCATGCCTTCAGCTTGTCATCTCGTTCAGGACGCCGGGTGCCGCCACACGGTAACGAACCGGCTAGCGCAGCCGGGCCGCTATTTCCAAGCATGAACGGGCGCTTGGAGTACGGCACCCTCACGAGCGCTGTTCTCACCGGTCTTCCGGACATGAACGGACGCTAGACGTCGTCGGAGGATGCGAGGGACGACGTGGCGCCGTCGGGCCGATCCCACCCGCGCGCCATCCGCACCAGGTGATGCAGCCGGTACAGCTCGGATTCGAGGAAATCGGGCCCGCCATGCCGAGCGGCAACCAGCACCTGGTTGCGTCCGGCGGGAATGACCGCCAGCGATACCGCACCCCAGCCCGGCAGCCACGACTCGGACATCTCCGAGAAATGTTCCACGTCGAATGGTTCGAGCGCCGCGATCTGTTCGGACGCCAGCTCGGGAGCGTTCTCGGTGCCCATCAGCACCTTCTGTTCGCGCAGGCCGATGACCGCGGCCCACTGGGCGTGAAAGACCTGCGGAACTCGTTCCAGCAGCACCTCGAGTCCGCGTTCGCGGCCGTTGCCGATCTCGCTGGCGATGGCTACGTCCGACTCGATGCCATTGCCATCGGGGTAGCGCGACAGCCACAGCACCTGTACGCCGTCCACCTGCAGGCAGGCGGAGACCAGATCCTCGGGCAGGGTGCCGGGCGACAGCTGCAGCAAGAAGTCGTCGATGACGGTGTTCGAGGAGGCCTTGTCAACGACCTCTATCGAATAGATGTCCGCCCCTACCGAGCCGATGGCGGTGGCCACCTGGCCGAGGGCGCCAGAACGGTCAGGCATCTGGATTCGCAGCAGGAACATGGTATTCAGTCTGCCCGCCGCGCCAAGCTGCCATGCGCCGCCCGTGTTTCGATCAGATGACATTGCATCTACTATGTTGCAGCGGAGGCCCCCACGTCCTCCATAGCCAGGAGGAAGAGTCCTATGTCACAGGCCGATGCCACATCTCGGGTGCGCGCACTGCCGCTCGGTGCGGTTGCCCTGATCGCAACCTTGGGGAGCCTGCTGTTCGGATACGACACGGGCGTGATCTCCGGTGCCCTGCCCTTCATGGCCCATCCGGTCGACCAGGGCGGCCTGGGGCTCAGCGATGTGGCCGAAGGCGTCATCACCGCCGCCTTGCCCATCGGTGCCGCTCTCGGCTCGGTCTTCGGCGGGCAGCTCTCGGACAAATTCGGACGCCGCCGGATGCTGGTATGGCTGGCCTTCATCTTCTTCATCGGCGCCGTCGGCGCGGCAACCTCGCTGAACATGGGCTTGATGGCCTTCTTCCGCGTCGTGCTCGGAATCGCCGTGGGCGGCGCGTCCACCACCGTGCCCGTCTACCTGGCCGAGGTTTCTCCGGCAGAGAAGCGCGGCTCGATCGTGGCCATAGATCAGGTGATGATCGTCACCGGGCAGCTTTTGGCCTACACCAACAACGCGCTGATCGCGCATCTGTACGGCGAATCGTCATCGTGGCGGTGGATGCTGCTGTTGGCGTCCATACCCGCGATCGGGCTGTGGATCGGCATGCGGGTGATGCCGGAATCGCCGCGCTGGTTCGTCGCGCAGAACCGCGAGGATCAGGCACGGCATTCGCTCGAACGCGTCGGTGCCGAGCACATCGAGGCCCAACTCGATGACATCCGCTCCACGATCGACAAGGTTGACTCCCAGGAATCCATGGGATTCGGTGCGCTGCGGCTGCCGTGGGTGCTGCGGATCGTGGTGATCGGCATGGGGCTGTCGGTGATTCAGCAGATCACCGGCGTGAACGCCATCATGTATTACGCGCCGCGCATCCTCGAATCGACCGGTATCGGCACCAATGCGGCGCTCACCGCGACGATCGCCAACGGCGTGATCAGCGTGCTCGCGGCCCTCCTCGGCCTGATTCTGGTGCGCAAACTTCCCCGCAAGAAACTGCTGGCGCTCGGCCAGGGACTGATCGTCTTCTCACTGGTCGGTATCGGCGCCATCTCGCTCGCCACCGACGGCCAGGGTGCGACCTGGCTCGTCCTGGTGCTGATGCTGGTCTTCCTCACCGGGCAACAGGGCGCAGTCTCGCCGGTGACCTGGGTGATGATCTCCGAGGTCTTTCCGCTGCGGGTGCGCGGGCTCGGCGTGGGATTGTCGGTCCTCGTGCAGTGGCTGGCCAACGCGCTGATCACCTTCAGCTTCCCGATCCTGCTCGGCCTGGTCGGTCTCGGACCGGTCTGCATGGTGTTCGCCGGCCTCAACGTGCTCGCGTTGATCCTTGCCGCCAGGCATCTGCCCGAGACCTCGGGACGCACGCTCGAAGAGATCGAACAGATCATGGCTGCCAGCAAACGCAGGTCGCGCGTCCGGGCGGCCGACACCCACGTCAACTGATCGGCCGTTGGTCTCGATCGGCCGGTTTGGCTGATGTCAATGCCGCCCGGCCCGGTGGGTAAGATGTGCCGAGTTGGCTGTGCCCGGCCGACGTGCTCGCCGACAGCCGGCGAATCTGATGTCATACAGGAGTGCTCGTGGAGTTGTCGGCGCAGGACGTCGCGAAGCTGGCCGATCTGGCCCGCATCGAATTGACCGAGGAGGAGCTTGCCCGGTTGGCTCCGCAACTGGATGTGATTCTGACCTCGGTCGCGAGTGTTGCCGAGGTGGCGGCCGAAGATATCCCTCCGATGTCGCACGCCGTGCCGATGGAAAACGTCTTCCGCGACGACCAGGTGCGTCCGAGTCTGCCGGCCCTGGCCGTGCTGGCCGCGGCTCCTGCCGTCGAGGACGCGCAGTTCCGCGTCCCCCGTATCTTGGACGCGGAGGAGAACTGATGTCGGCAACCATCAAGCAGACCGCCCACGAGCTCGCCCGCCGGATCGCC contains:
- a CDS encoding methionine synthase; translated protein: MIATALGSMPGDDFRESVKMAADLLPELLAWPEVPARDPSSAMIGRTLGLLEQPCELSPDGWRLATRPDQAQRRAARWWSSDLDDFEELTQDHGGAVKIALAGPWTLATSIRLAPPTMTHVIADEGACRDLAQALAEAAGEIARTLVTRLGKPLIMQFDEPVIGAVLSGSLPTFSGLHRYPVPDRGVVGDSWHAIIELVRAVDGVEGVWLHSCGQGIPFDLVGKSGFTGLSLDVRYIGSSELDACGQWISDGRTLALGIARTDEVKVPSTDELTDRALQLLRPLEIEPQLLNKQVILTPACGLAGWDAASVARLLTNLREAAGLAAEYASS
- a CDS encoding AbrB/MazE/SpoVT family DNA-binding domain-containing protein; this encodes MDVATISANGQITLPVDVRKRLQLVPGDKVVFVENEQGDIVVVRPAVAALLEAQRAFRGAAAQAGLHDDDDVQALVDEVRYTSSKKGSA
- a CDS encoding PIN domain-containing protein produces the protein MSLSARRVLADTNIPVSAFIFPSSVPDQALQHILSFDRLVLTNWILEEFDRIIETKWPERIEAARTMIAALKYELAEPTAIELQISDPNGQPILEAAVTSAVDIIVTGDKRFFALELARPQIVTARQFLSSLT
- a CDS encoding amino acid-binding protein, whose protein sequence is MFLLRIQMPDRSGALGQVATAIGSVGADIYSIEVVDKASSNTVIDDFLLQLSPGTLPEDLVSACLQVDGVQVLWLSRYPDGNGIESDVAIASEIGNGRERGLEVLLERVPQVFHAQWAAVIGLREQKVLMGTENAPELASEQIAALEPFDVEHFSEMSESWLPGWGAVSLAVIPAGRNQVLVAARHGGPDFLESELYRLHHLVRMARGWDRPDGATSSLASSDDV
- a CDS encoding sugar porter family MFS transporter, producing the protein MSQADATSRVRALPLGAVALIATLGSLLFGYDTGVISGALPFMAHPVDQGGLGLSDVAEGVITAALPIGAALGSVFGGQLSDKFGRRRMLVWLAFIFFIGAVGAATSLNMGLMAFFRVVLGIAVGGASTTVPVYLAEVSPAEKRGSIVAIDQVMIVTGQLLAYTNNALIAHLYGESSSWRWMLLLASIPAIGLWIGMRVMPESPRWFVAQNREDQARHSLERVGAEHIEAQLDDIRSTIDKVDSQESMGFGALRLPWVLRIVVIGMGLSVIQQITGVNAIMYYAPRILESTGIGTNAALTATIANGVISVLAALLGLILVRKLPRKKLLALGQGLIVFSLVGIGAISLATDGQGATWLVLVLMLVFLTGQQGAVSPVTWVMISEVFPLRVRGLGVGLSVLVQWLANALITFSFPILLGLVGLGPVCMVFAGLNVLALILAARHLPETSGRTLEEIEQIMAASKRRSRVRAADTHVN
- the gatC gene encoding Asp-tRNA(Asn)/Glu-tRNA(Gln) amidotransferase subunit GatC, encoding MELSAQDVAKLADLARIELTEEELARLAPQLDVILTSVASVAEVAAEDIPPMSHAVPMENVFRDDQVRPSLPALAVLAAAPAVEDAQFRVPRILDAEEN